One Nostoc punctiforme PCC 73102 DNA window includes the following coding sequences:
- a CDS encoding DUF6883 domain-containing protein, with translation MKLPNPECAIVEIDKIAGYCLNPEHPEGKHKARVFKSALDLDLDDAEELQAILLQAVVNYDAIPGKRNPYGQKYIIDFPLNRSDKQAIIQSVWIVLNNEGFPRLVTCYVI, from the coding sequence ATGAAACTTCCTAACCCTGAATGCGCGATCGTTGAAATAGATAAAATCGCGGGTTACTGTCTCAACCCAGAACATCCAGAGGGAAAACACAAAGCTCGTGTATTTAAATCTGCACTAGACTTAGATTTAGATGATGCAGAAGAATTGCAAGCGATCCTTTTACAAGCAGTAGTAAATTATGATGCTATCCCTGGAAAAAGAAATCCATACGGTCAAAAATATATCATTGATTTTCCCCTAAATCGTTCAGATAAACAAGCAATTATTCAAAGCGTTTGGATAGTGCTTAATAATGAAGGCTTTCCACGCCTAGTCACCTGTTATGTAATCTAA
- a CDS encoding DUF4926 domain-containing protein, which produces MKLLDVVALTEDLPESGLHRGQVGTIVEAYEPGVFEVEFSDLTGKAYAIETLNASQLMTLYHQPIGEKTLLV; this is translated from the coding sequence ATGAAATTATTAGATGTAGTTGCTCTAACCGAAGACTTACCAGAATCGGGATTGCATCGCGGTCAAGTAGGAACGATTGTAGAAGCTTATGAACCTGGAGTTTTTGAAGTAGAATTCAGCGACTTAACAGGAAAAGCTTATGCCATAGAAACTTTAAATGCTAGCCAGCTAATGACTTTATATCATCAACCAATTGGTGAGAAAACATTATTGGTTTAA
- a CDS encoding DUF2358 domain-containing protein has translation MESQLSVKQVIKTLKEDLPTLFEKDISYDIYTDDIYFKDPVNTFKYKFNYRIIFWTLRFHARLFFTQIYFDVHEVSQSAEETILAKWTVRGVLRVPWKAGLLFNGYSTYKLNQDNLIYEHIDTWDRKPGEILKQFWQRGEMAN, from the coding sequence GTGGAATCTCAATTATCGGTGAAACAGGTAATTAAAACTTTAAAAGAGGATTTACCAACACTTTTTGAAAAAGATATTTCTTATGACATTTATACAGACGATATCTACTTTAAAGATCCGGTGAATACATTCAAATACAAATTTAACTATCGGATTATATTTTGGACATTGCGATTTCATGCTCGGCTATTTTTTACCCAAATTTACTTTGATGTACATGAAGTATCTCAGTCAGCCGAAGAGACTATTTTAGCAAAGTGGACGGTGCGGGGAGTGTTGCGCGTTCCCTGGAAAGCAGGGTTGCTTTTTAATGGCTATTCAACGTATAAACTAAATCAAGATAATTTGATATACGAGCATATTGACACTTGGGATCGTAAACCTGGCGAGATTTTAAAACAGTTTTGGCAAAGGGGAGAGATGGCTAATTAG
- a CDS encoding glycoside hydrolase family 10 protein has translation MAIIETRGIWLTTTDSKVLRSKQRIAEAMDLLAETGFNVVFPVVWNKAVTLYPSQTMQETFGVEIDPMSVGRDPLEEVVVEARRVGLKVIPWFEYGFASSYNLNGGVLLQKKPEWAARDFNGNLLNKNGFEWLNALDSQVQEFFLNLVLEVVKNYDVDGVQGDDRLPAFPCEGGYDEGTVSRYRQEYDRNPPQNPKDRQWLQWRADILTDFLARLYGEVKAVNPNLLVAIAPNIHDWAFQEYLQDSPTWLKRGIVDMIQPQIYRRDFGSYCAIADKLVSQQFTDATLPRLAPGILMKLGSYCISPEYLVQAIEYNRQLGIQGEVFFFYEGLRENNNTLAKVLRNGPYAKSASFPTLSDLSVSGVSNKKTSSTWQRLLKKIF, from the coding sequence ATGGCAATAATAGAAACCCGTGGTATCTGGCTGACCACTACTGATAGTAAGGTTCTCAGGTCAAAGCAACGCATTGCTGAGGCGATGGATTTGCTTGCCGAGACAGGATTTAATGTGGTGTTTCCCGTTGTTTGGAATAAGGCGGTAACTCTGTATCCCAGTCAAACAATGCAGGAGACATTTGGAGTCGAAATTGACCCTATGTCTGTAGGCCGTGACCCTTTAGAAGAGGTGGTAGTTGAGGCGCGGCGAGTTGGGTTAAAAGTTATTCCTTGGTTTGAATATGGTTTTGCCAGTTCCTACAATTTGAATGGTGGTGTACTTTTACAGAAAAAACCGGAATGGGCTGCGCGTGATTTTAACGGCAACTTACTAAATAAAAATGGCTTTGAGTGGTTGAATGCCCTCGACTCACAGGTGCAGGAATTCTTCTTGAACTTGGTGCTGGAAGTTGTAAAGAATTATGATGTGGATGGTGTTCAAGGAGACGATCGCTTGCCAGCATTCCCCTGTGAAGGTGGCTATGATGAGGGAACTGTCAGCCGCTATCGCCAGGAATACGATCGCAATCCGCCACAGAACCCCAAGGATAGGCAATGGTTACAGTGGCGTGCAGATATTCTCACTGATTTTTTAGCGCGTCTCTACGGGGAGGTAAAAGCAGTTAATCCTAATTTGCTAGTAGCGATCGCACCTAATATCCATGATTGGGCATTCCAGGAATATCTGCAAGACTCCCCCACATGGCTGAAGCGGGGAATAGTTGATATGATTCAGCCGCAGATTTATCGCCGTGACTTTGGGAGTTATTGTGCGATCGCTGATAAACTAGTAAGCCAGCAGTTTACAGATGCGACGTTGCCCCGGTTAGCACCGGGAATACTTATGAAGCTTGGTAGTTATTGTATTAGTCCAGAATATCTGGTGCAGGCAATTGAATACAATCGCCAACTTGGTATTCAAGGAGAAGTATTCTTTTTTTACGAAGGTTTGCGCGAAAATAACAATACCCTAGCTAAAGTTTTACGAAATGGCCCCTATGCTAAGTCTGCATCATTTCCCACTCTGTCAGATTTGAGTGTGAGTGGTGTGAGTAACAAGAAGACATCTTCTACTTGGCAAAGGTTGTTAAAAAAGATTTTTTAA
- a CDS encoding DUF1206 domain-containing protein: protein MTQQLTNHASLWVERLGRFGYVSKGVVYGIVGLLAAQTAFGRGGKTTDTQGALQTIVNQPFGKFLLALVAIGLIGYVIWRFIQAIKDPENKGNDAKGLAVQIGYAVNGLIYASLALSAVKIVTGTGGGKNSSDSTEDSTARLLSQPFGEWLVATVGVFVIALGFYQFYQACSGKFRKELNLTELSNIQAQWIMRISRFGLAARGIVFCIIGWFLIEAARQSNAATAEGLDEVLQTLAQQPYGAWLLGIVALGLVAYGIYTIIQARYRRLVNV from the coding sequence ATGACACAACAGTTGACAAACCATGCTTCATTGTGGGTTGAGCGACTGGGACGATTTGGCTATGTTTCCAAGGGAGTAGTTTACGGTATAGTTGGACTACTGGCAGCACAGACAGCTTTTGGCAGGGGTGGTAAAACAACTGATACCCAAGGCGCTCTCCAAACAATCGTCAACCAGCCATTTGGTAAATTTTTGCTGGCTTTAGTTGCAATTGGCTTGATCGGATATGTAATCTGGCGTTTTATACAGGCAATTAAAGACCCAGAAAATAAAGGTAATGATGCCAAAGGTTTGGCAGTGCAAATTGGTTACGCAGTTAATGGCTTGATTTATGCAAGTTTAGCCTTAAGTGCTGTGAAAATCGTTACGGGTACAGGCGGTGGTAAAAATAGTAGTGATTCTACTGAAGATTCGACAGCACGTTTGCTTTCTCAACCCTTTGGTGAATGGTTAGTTGCAACTGTGGGGGTGTTTGTAATTGCTCTAGGTTTCTATCAGTTTTATCAAGCTTGTAGTGGCAAATTTCGTAAAGAACTCAATTTAACTGAGTTAAGCAACATACAAGCCCAATGGATAATGAGGATTTCCAGATTTGGTTTAGCGGCACGGGGTATAGTATTTTGTATTATCGGTTGGTTTTTAATTGAAGCTGCAAGGCAATCAAACGCCGCGACCGCAGAAGGTTTGGATGAAGTATTACAGACTTTAGCGCAACAGCCCTATGGAGCATGGCTTTTGGGTATTGTGGCACTAGGTTTGGTTGCCTATGGAATTTACACAATAATACAGGCACGGTATCGTCGGCTAGTCAATGTTTAG